ACCTTGTATTTCCGGAAAGCTGTCTGGACAAGCCTGGCTGCTTCATAGAGTTCTCTCTGTTCGTGATCAGATAGGGTCAGCTGTGCAAATTCATTCTCCACCTTCTCACTGGTGGATGCACTCAGGAACTCAGACCAGTCTGCTGCAGAGGGAAGGCTGGGCTTCTCAAAAGTTATTTCACTGACTGGTGAGCCTACAGGGCTCAGGCTGGTATTAGAAGAAGGGGTGAGAGGCTCATTATATGCACTTCTGAAACAAAAGAAGACACGAGGGAGAGAGGCTGGTGATTGGTCTGCAGGATTTATCACACATTGGTCAAAAAGACAAGATGGTACCCACTGTGGACCATGAAGGATACACCTCTACTCAGTCCAGAGAGATGCTAAGGAGACTCCGGGGGTCCTTTAGTTAGTTAACTCCATGCTGAACACCTGTTATGAGTTCAGTACTGGGCTAAGTACTAAACCCAGTAAGTCTACTATCCAACTATGAGGCTTCAGTTGAACTGGGGAGAATATGCTATTCCTACACTCTGCTGTGGGAAGAAACCTCATGGCAGAGGTGAGGAAGAAAGAGGTCCTTGAGAGAGGCAATAGAATCCATCCTAatgctcccttccttccttgatAAGGGCATCCACTACCCAGATCTCCTCAGATCCAGTGGGTCTCCTGAGCCCCCAGGCAAATCCAGGAACTCGCCCTGGGGAGAGGCCCATGGACTTTACTGACCTGATCTGGGCAGCATTTGGCAGGTGGTCTACGTCAGCCAGGTAACCGGCCAGCCAGCTCATGGTACTGCTAATGGTGGCTGCGTCTATCCTTTCCAATGCCGGGGACTCCATGGGCACAAAGTTCTCCTGCTTGATCCGCTCAGGTGTGGCTTCAATGATGTGCTCTGCCAAGGTCATCATGTTCACCTGGAACCCGGAGGCCACAGAGCACTCAGGTTAGGATGTGGCCCTAGAAGTCAGCCAGGCCCACCTCCCGCCCGCTAACTGGGAAAGAGAGAAACGAAGCAGGGTGGGCTGACATGACAGTCCAGTGCCCTCTGATATTATCTAAAGGTTTTACATGATTCACTCACATATGCTGAGATCCCAGATCTGAAGAGCTCCAAAAATCAGCTCGGTCCAAAACCTTAAGTCTTTGAGAATATCTGGCTTATGCCTACTTTCTACTCTCAGCTAGGATCAACTGATTAAGGATACTAAGGCCTGAGCAGTTCTAGAGGACGTGGTCATATAATTATAGTGATATTGCTGGTTACCTGACCacttgttcttgttgtttagctgctgaatcgtgtctgactctttgtgacccccatggactgcagccctccaggcttctctgtctatgggacttcccaggccaggcaagaatactggagtgtgttcccACCTGACCACTATGccgtccccctccccccatcacTTTGTCCTGCCCAGAGAACCCTAGTTTTGTAGAGAGCAGCAAAGAGCCAAAGCCCAGGGGACAGCTGGTGACTAAGACAAGCCACCTGGTCTGATCCTCCTCTCAGTTTCCCACCTTCCTGCACCAAGGCGGGGATCTGTGACCAGCTTCTGGACAAGGAGACTATACACAAATCTGCTGGGAGAGATGTGGGCAGAGCTTCTGTTTTTCCCGGTGAAAGGTGCGGAtgcacccagccctgcccctcttctcctgctctgACCACAGCCAAGCTCGAGAAGCCACATTATGATCATAAAGCAATAGGAGTGAAGAGAAAAGccaaaagaataggaaaaaaaaaaaaaaatccaggtctCTGATGGCATTACTGAGTCACCAAACCTTTGGACTtgtacaagaaaaagaaatcacgtTCTTATGAAGCCACTGGAGTCAGGGTTGCTGATACAAGCATCCCCAAATAAATTCCTAACAGATACATTTAGGAATCCTTACAACGAGTCTGGAGCAGATCTATTCAATTAGAATCAGAGATATAAGCTtggttttaaaagttttcttgcaCATCTCTTGAAAATAGAAGTTGAAATACAGCAGTTTATAAGTGAACTGAAAATGTTCAGAAAGGATCtataaaaaaatgattaaatgctTATCTTTCAACATGCGTGAACCTCACGAATATTATGCTgactgaaagaagccaggcacagaaCGTGACagtttatgattctatttatgtaACATTTCTAGAAGCAAAATTCTAGGGGAGAGAAATCAGATCCTTAGGACTGGAATGGGAATAGAGGTTGATTGCAAAGGGGTACAGGGAACTTCTATGGGGGGAAGGAAGTGTCCTAAATGGGACTTTTGTGATGACTGTGAATTTTGTACAAACTCACAAACGTTTATTACGCTGAAcacttaaaatgaatgaatttatggtATGTTAAGTTATACCccaataaaactgttaaaaaatacTTATCTTGGGTAATTTTCGATATTGTCAACAAAGAATTGTAACAGGAATACAAATGAAAACGTTTAGGGAAGAaatatcacagcttttcttctccttctatATTGACAGTCTTGATTGGTGACTCAAACAGGAGGAAGTCAGTCCTACCTTGATTCTTTTCCCACGAAAGTATTaaaaagtggaatttctggagaCCAAAGGTCACAACTATCTGTAATCACTCCTCTCCCAAATCCTCTATTTTATAAGACTGTGTTAGTATAAGAACACGTTAACATCGTAAGTGCAATACTCTGAGATACCAACTAGATGATTTCTTAATGTGACTGCTACAAAAGGCAATGGAATTTAAATGACTTTAGGGCTTTTTACTCAAGTGACGTTGggtttttattaaaattctcttTGGGTTCTAACATATGAGCAGTTTTCACAAGTGTGCTTAGATATCTCAGAACAATGATATGTATATTTACCATGTTTTTATTCATACATCTCTGtaattatataatcatatattaagtatatatactaagtcaaacttttttctttttctcttcacatGTACCTCAGCTGACAACTTCTGAAATAGTTGCATTAGTGCCATACTACGATTGTGATTCTGGTACcacatttctttgtatttatttgctttaatatTTAGAAACTATGTTGTTAGGTGCACAATGGTTCATTATGGTCATATCTTTTTGATAaattgtatatatacaatatttgccTTAATTatacttttttgtcttttttcttttcatactcttttgtcTGTTATATCTTCACCTGTCAGTTCATTTTCATCCTTTCTGTCTCATTTTAATTCTGTCTTTTACAAGTAGTATATAATACACTTTGCTTCTTTTTATCCAGTCTGAGAATCTTTCAATAGAATTAACAGTTTCCAAAGTGGGAATGACTCATGTTTGGAAATATTcttacaatattatgtttcaGAGTATTATCTTTGCTGTTGCTTATTTTCCTTATTGCCAATTCCTGAACTTCTCCCAAGTGAGCCAAATTTTCTTTCCCCCCCTTTAAGTGACTTAGAAACCCTGAGCCTGTTCTGACACTATCTACTAACTTGACATTTCTAATAAGCATATTTCAGTCCCTGGTTTTCAGGCCCAGTTCAAAATGTTTGATTCACGAGTGGCCCAAGTGAAGAAGACAGTCCACTAGTCTTATACATAAGCCCAGACTTTGAACCAGTCGCTGGTGAGAAAATGACAAGACCTCTAGGAAACCGGCAGTAAAGATCAAGGAAGTGCAGGTGGACGGACCAGCCCCTGCAAGCTTACCTTCTCCACGCTCACCTGTATGTCATCCATGGGCTGTGAGCACTCCTCACTCTCGGTACCATCACGGTAGGACCCCAGCTCGCTGTTCACCACCTCTCTGTTAGCCATCATCAAGACACTCATTGGTTCCCGTGGACGCACCTGTGAAGGTGCGGCATCCTTGCCTACACTGGTCCCCTTCGGATTTCCAGTCACCTGTACTGTAGACACACCAATGTAAAGATCTTTGGGGTTCCACTTTACTACCGGCTGGGATGCAGAGGCGTGGAGGAATCCTGCAGTCTCTGGAGTGGGAGGGGAGATCTCCCGGCTGTAGTCCCTCAATCCTTCACTGGGGCTGATTGTCTCTGGGACAGGCTGCTTAGAACTAGGGCTCTGCTTCCTGATATTTGGCTGTTCCAGACTCAGTGCAGTGGACAGCAGCTTCTCCTGCCTTGCCTGGAAGTACTCGGGGTTCAATTTATGCTTTTTGGGAGCTGGATAATCTTTGTGGCTCTCACTGCTGTAGTAATTAGAGGGTTCAGACCGAGGTCTTCTCAGCTCTGAAAAGTACAGTAGAAAGGACAGTCAGGACAGGTGGTACAGTGAGGAATGCTAAAGAATTAACATGTTCTCTATGCCTGAGAGACACAGAGTGCAAAGCCAGAACTCAAGACACATCCCTAACGTTTACATATTCCCCAGCAGTATATACTGTATTCAAATAATCCTCCTCCAAAATTTGTAGTTCTTTCTCACAttaacatagtttttttttttcccctcagttttgGGGGTGGGATGGGCGAGCGGGGTTGGGAGAAGCACTAGGCATTCTAACAgctaaaaggaaaattagaaacacTCAAAAGAAAACCCCAAACCCTTAAATGTATGTGAACATCGTATGGACTTTTCCAAGGGTAGTGGCATGACAGCAAAAGGGGAATCTGCCAAGTGCTGAGATGTCACCATTTAGGATTCTCACCTGGGTTGGTACTTGCGATGACAGTGACTCCTTTGGGTATTTCTGGGGAGTTGATGGCCTCGCTGTGCCACTGGCTCACCCAGCTTTCCGTGCTGGGCTCGTCGCCTGCAGGACAGTGGATTCTGGGGTTCTGTCCTAGCTGAGCCTGCTCATCCCTCTGCAGGTGCTCCAGACACTCTGCTAACTTCACGTGACCTCGTGACCTGGCGATTCCCAAAGGCAGCCTTCCTAGAGAGTCTGGAATAGAGATGGCCCGGCGGTCCCACTTGTACAGCACCACAGCTGCTTCCAAGTGCCCGAGAGCACACGCCCACATCTGAGAAAACAGAGAGACAGAGCGCGCTTCCTCAACacgagttaaaaaaaaaaaaatcctatttgaCTTCTGCCACTGCTGCCAATTGAAAAATTGGTCCTTGGCAGCAATCTCAACGGTGCCATAAAACATTTCCGTTACAAAGTGGCTCTGATATATGTCATGTATCAACAAGGATGAACACAAAGGGAGCCAGGCATATCCCTATGCCAGCCCAGAAGAACAGCTTGGGGAATAAATGAACCCATTTCTTACCAGAGGGGTACAGGAGAAGTGGTCCACGTTCAAGGGGTCGACCTCCAGTTCCAAGTCAATGCTGTCTGCATGCTTTGTGCTGGAACAGACAGCATCACAAATTACTGCACAGAGAATCAATGTTAACAAAATACCGTAACATTATGAAACCCACAGAGATGAAACCAAAGTGGGCAGCCAACATTGCTGATGGGAAGAAACAAAGTCCTGGGTTTCCTAGGTGGTTTGGATGCTCTGTTTTGCCAGGAGCCAGGAGGAAATGAAAAGTCCAAAGTTTACTTTAGCATCTCGCTCAGTACCTCTTGGGCAGAAGTTCACAGAACTTTGTGGAACTGTCCTCAGAGAGACTCCTTTGCTTTGAGGATTCCATACTCCCTGAATGGCCCGATCTCCGTCCACTGGTGGACACACTAAGAGGGGTGCCTGCTGATGGGTGAGGAGGACACCGGCCTTACCGCCACTTGATGAGGGTCTGGATGAGGGTGGCATAACCCTGGGCAGCAGCCAGGTGGAGGAGGGTCATCCCACGGAAAGTCTTTGAGTGGATCAGATGCTTGGACTTTGCCCAGCAGGCTCGGCTCATCATCTTCTCACACACGACAACCACTCGGCTCTCAAAGCAGCTGCCCAGCGTCCCAGGGCCGGACGTGCACTGTAACGAGACAGCACGTGTTCCGATGACCAGAGGCCCAAAGGCCTACCACCATGTCAGCCTTCGGATGCCAGAGGAGGGGAACAAGCTCTTTGTGATTAGCAACTGAAAATGGGAAGCGCAAAACTGAAGATAAGGAAACATCATGAAAGGGAGACAGAACGTGCTGAGTCCAGCTTAGCAGCACACCCACAGCTGGGCACACAGGAATCTTCCACAACTCTAAGGGCATCAGAGTCTGTCTACTGCAGCTGACAGGCTGGTTGTGAACTCCGTGCTGATCCAGCTCAGGAAAAGCATACActataaaacaacaaacaaaaatgtggTCTAGCCTCCCAGGTGATGTCATTAAACACTGTAGAC
The sequence above is a segment of the Ovis aries strain OAR_USU_Benz2616 breed Rambouillet chromosome 12, ARS-UI_Ramb_v3.0, whole genome shotgun sequence genome. Coding sequences within it:
- the LOC101115890 gene encoding calmodulin-binding transcription activator 1 isoform X7, with amino-acid sequence MSILERLEQMERRMAEMTGSQQHKQGSGGGSSGGGTGSGSGGSQAQCTSGPGTLGSCFESRVVVVCEKMMSRACWAKSKHLIHSKTFRGMTLLHLAAAQGYATLIQTLIKWRTKHADSIDLELEVDPLNVDHFSCTPLMWACALGHLEAAVVLYKWDRRAISIPDSLGRLPLGIARSRGHVKLAECLEHLQRDEQAQLGQNPRIHCPAGDEPSTESWVSQWHSEAINSPEIPKGVTVIASTNPVQVTGNPKGTSVGKDAAPSQVRPREPMSVLMMANREVVNSELGSYRDGTESEECSQPMDDIQVNMMTLAEHIIEATPERIKQENFVPMESPALERIDAATISSTMSWLAGYLADVDHLPNAAQIRSAYNEPLTPSSNTSLSPVGSPVSEITFEKPSLPSAADWSEFLSASTSEKVENEFAQLTLSDHEQRELYEAARLVQTAFRKYKGRPLREQQEVAAAVIQRCYRKYKQYALYKKMTQAAILIQSKFRSYYEQKKFQQSRRAAVLIQKFYRSYKKCGKRRQARRTAVIVQQKLRSSLLTKKQDQAARKIMRFLRRCRHSPLVDHRLYKRSERIEKGQGT
- the LOC101115890 gene encoding calmodulin-binding transcription activator 1 isoform X4; the protein is MSILERLEQMERRMAEMTGSQQHKQGSGGGSSGGGTGSGSGGSQAQCTSGPGTLGSCFESRVVVVCEKMMSRACWAKSKHLIHSKTFRGMTLLHLAAAQGYATLIQTLIKWRTKHADSIDLELEVDPLNVDHFSCTPLMWACALGHLEAAVVLYKWDRRAISIPDSLGRLPLGIARSRGHVKLAECLEHLQRDEQAQLGQNPRIHCPAGDEPSTESWVSQWHSEAINSPEIPKGVTVIASTNPVQVTGNPKGTSVGKDAAPSQVRPREPMSVLMMANREVVNSELGSYRDGTESEECSQPMDDIQVNMMTLAEHIIEATPERIKQENFVPMESPALERIDAATISSTMSWLAGYLADVDHLPNAAQIRSAYNEPLTPSSNTSLSPVGSPVSEITFEKPSLPSAADWSEFLSASTSEKVENEFAQLTLSDHEQRELYEAARLVQTAFRKYKGRPLREQQEVAAAVIQRCYRKYKQLTWIALKYALYKKMTQAAILIQSKFRSYYEQKKFQQSRRAAVLIQKFYRSYKKCGKRRQARRTAVIVQQKLRSSLLTKKQDQAARKIMRFLRRCRHRVKELKKAKELEDIQQHPLAM
- the LOC101115890 gene encoding calmodulin-binding transcription activator 1 isoform X5, which produces MSILERLEQMERRMAEMTGSQQHKQGSGGGSSGGGTGSGSGGSQAQCTSGPGTLGSCFESRVVVVCEKMMSRACWAKSKHLIHSKTFRGMTLLHLAAAQGYATLIQTLIKWRTKHADSIDLELEVDPLNVDHFSCTPLMWACALGHLEAAVVLYKWDRRAISIPDSLGRLPLGIARSRGHVKLAECLEHLQRDEQAQLGQNPRIHCPAGDEPSTESWVSQWHSEAINSPEIPKGVTVIASTNPVQVTGNPKGTSVGKDAAPSQVRPREPMSVLMMANREVVNSELGSYRDGTESEECSQPMDDIQVNMMTLAEHIIEATPERIKQENFVPMESPALERIDAATISSTMSWLAGYLADVDHLPNAAQIRSAYNEPLTPSSNTSLSPVGSPVSEITFEKPSLPSAADWSEFLSASTSEKVENEFAQLTLSDHEQRELYEAARLVQTAFRKYKGRPLREQQEVAAAVIQRCYRKYKQLTWIALKYALYKKMTQAAILIQSKFRSYYEQKKFQQSRRAAVLIQKFYRSYKKCGKRRQARRTAVIVQQKLRSSLLTKKQDQAARKIMRFLRRCRHSPLVDHRLYKRSERIEKGQGT
- the LOC101115890 gene encoding calmodulin-binding transcription activator 1 isoform X2, giving the protein MSILERLEQMERRMAEMTGSQQHKQGSGGGSSGGGTGSGSGGSQAQCTSGPGTLGSCFESRVVVVCEKMMSRACWAKSKHLIHSKTFRGMTLLHLAAAQGYATLIQTLIKWRTKHADSIDLELEVDPLNVDHFSCTPLMWACALGHLEAAVVLYKWDRRAISIPDSLGRLPLGIARSRGHVKLAECLEHLQRDEQAQLGQNPRIHCPAGDEPSTESWVSQWHSEAINSPEIPKGVTVIASTNPELRRPRSEPSNYYSSESHKDYPAPKKHKLNPEYFQARQEKLLSTALSLEQPNIRKQSPSSKQPVPETISPSEGLRDYSREISPPTPETAGFLHASASQPVVKWNPKDLYIGVSTVQVTGNPKGTSVGKDAAPSQVRPREPMSVLMMANREVVNSELGSYRDGTESEECSQPMDDIQVNMMTLAEHIIEATPERIKQENFVPMESPALERIDAATISSTMSWLAGYLADVDHLPNAAQIRSAYNEPLTPSSNTSLSPVGSPVSEITFEKPSLPSAADWSEFLSASTSEKVENEFAQLTLSDHEQRELYEAARLVQTAFRKYKGRPLREQQEVAAAVIQRCYRKYKQYALYKKMTQAAILIQSKFRSYYEQKKFQQSRRAAVLIQKFYRSYKKCGKRRQARRTAVIVQQKLRSSLLTKKQDQAARKIMRFLRRCRHSPLVDHRLYKRSERIEKGQGT
- the LOC101115890 gene encoding calmodulin-binding transcription activator 1 isoform X9 is translated as MSILERLEQMERRMAEMTGSQQHKQGSGGGSSGGGTGSGSGGSQAQCTSGPGTLGSCFESRVVVVCEKMMSRACWAKSKHLIHSKTFRGMTLLHLAAAQGYATLIQTLIKWRTKHADSIDLELEVDPLNVDHFSCTPLMWACALGHLEAAVVLYKWDRRAISIPDSLGRLPLGIARSRGHVKLAECLEHLQRDEQAQLGQNPRIHCPAGDEPSTESWVSQWHSEAINSPEIPKGVTVIASTNPELRRPRSEPSNYYSSESHKDYPAPKKHKLNPEYFQARQEKLLSTALSLEQPNIRKQSPSSKQPVPETISPSEGLRDYSREISPPTPETAGFLHASASQPVVKWNPKDLYIGVSTVQVTGNPKGTSVGKDAAPSQVRPREPMSVLMMANREVVNSELGSYRDGTESEECSQPMDDIQVNMMTLAEHIIEATPERIKQENFVPMESPALERIDAATISSTMSWLAGYLADVDHLPNAAQIRSAYNEPLTPSSNTSLSPVGSPVSEITFEKPSLPSAADWSEFLSASTSEKVENEFAQLTLSDHEQRELYEAARLVQTAFRKYKGRPLREQQEVAAAVIQRCYRKYKQLTWIALKYALYKKMTQAAILIQSKFRSYYEQKKFQQSRRAAVLIQKFYRSYKKCGKRRQARRTAVIVQQKLRSSLLTKKQDQAARKIMRFLRRCRHRVKELKKAKELEDIQQHPLAM
- the LOC101115890 gene encoding calmodulin-binding transcription activator 1 isoform X1, with protein sequence MSILERLEQMERRMAEMTGSQQHKQGSGGGSSGGGTGSGSGGSQAQCTSGPGTLGSCFESRVVVVCEKMMSRACWAKSKHLIHSKTFRGMTLLHLAAAQGYATLIQTLIKWRTKHADSIDLELEVDPLNVDHFSCTPLMWACALGHLEAAVVLYKWDRRAISIPDSLGRLPLGIARSRGHVKLAECLEHLQRDEQAQLGQNPRIHCPAGDEPSTESWVSQWHSEAINSPEIPKGVTVIASTNPELRRPRSEPSNYYSSESHKDYPAPKKHKLNPEYFQARQEKLLSTALSLEQPNIRKQSPSSKQPVPETISPSEGLRDYSREISPPTPETAGFLHASASQPVVKWNPKDLYIGVSTVQVTGNPKGTSVGKDAAPSQVRPREPMSVLMMANREVVNSELGSYRDGTESEECSQPMDDIQVNMMTLAEHIIEATPERIKQENFVPMESPALERIDAATISSTMSWLAGYLADVDHLPNAAQIRSAYNEPLTPSSNTSLSPVGSPVSEITFEKPSLPSAADWSEFLSASTSEKVENEFAQLTLSDHEQRELYEAARLVQTAFRKYKGRPLREQQEVAAAVIQRCYRKYKQLTWIALKYALYKKMTQAAILIQSKFRSYYEQKKFQQSRRAAVLIQKFYRSYKKCGKRRQARRTAVIVQQKLRSSLLTKKQDQAARKIMRFLRRCRHSPLVDHRLYKRSERIEKGQGT
- the LOC101115890 gene encoding calmodulin-binding transcription activator 1 isoform X6; translated protein: MSILERLEQMERRMAEMTGSQQHKQGSGGGSSGGGTGSGSGGSQAQCTSGPGTLGSCFESRVVVVCEKMMSRACWAKSKHLIHSKTFRGMTLLHLAAAQGYATLIQTLIKWRTKHADSIDLELEVDPLNVDHFSCTPLMWACALGHLEAAVVLYKWDRRAISIPDSLGRLPLGIARSRGHVKLAECLEHLQRDEQAQLGQNPRIHCPAGDEPSTESWVSQWHSEAINSPEIPKGVTVIASTNPVQVTGNPKGTSVGKDAAPSQVRPREPMSVLMMANREVVNSELGSYRDGTESEECSQPMDDIQVNMMTLAEHIIEATPERIKQENFVPMESPALERIDAATISSTMSWLAGYLADVDHLPNAAQIRSAYNEPLTPSSNTSLSPVGSPVSEITFEKPSLPSAADWSEFLSASTSEKVENEFAQLTLSDHEQRELYEAARLVQTAFRKYKGRPLREQQEVAAAVIQRCYRKYKQYALYKKMTQAAILIQSKFRSYYEQKKFQQSRRAAVLIQKFYRSYKKCGKRRQARRTAVIVQQKLRSSLLTKKQDQAARKIMRFLRRCRHRVKELKKAKELEDIQQHPLAM
- the LOC101115890 gene encoding calmodulin-binding transcription activator 1 isoform X8, translated to MSILERLEQMERRMAEMTGSQQHKQGSGGGSSGGGTGSGSGGSQAQCTSGPGTLGSCFESRVVVVCEKMMSRACWAKSKHLIHSKTFRGMTLLHLAAAQGYATLIQTLIKWRTKHADSIDLELEVDPLNVDHFSCTPLMWACALGHLEAAVVLYKWDRRAISIPDSLGRLPLGIARSRGHVKLAECLEHLQRDEQAQLGQNPRIHCPAGDEPSTESWVSQWHSEAINSPEIPKGVTVIASTNPELRRPRSEPSNYYSSESHKDYPAPKKHKLNPEYFQARQEKLLSTALSLEQPNIRKQSPSSKQPVPETISPSEGLRDYSREISPPTPETAGFLHASASQPVVKWNPKDLYIGVSTVQVTGNPKGTSVGKDAAPSQVRPREPMSVLMMANREVVNSELGSYRDGTESEECSQPMDDIQVNMMTLAEHIIEATPERIKQENFVPMESPALERIDAATISSTMSWLAGYLADVDHLPNAAQIRSAYNEPLTPSSNTSLSPVGSPVSEITFEKPSLPSAADWSEFLSASTSEKVENEFAQLTLSDHEQRELYEAARLVQTAFRKYKGRPLREQQEVAAAVIQRCYRKYKQYALYKKMTQAAILIQSKFRSYYEQKKFQQSRRAAVLIQKFYRSYKKCGKRRQARRTAVIVQQKLRSSLLTKKQDQAARKIMRFLRRCRHRVKELKKAKELEDIQQHPLAM
- the LOC101115890 gene encoding calmodulin-binding transcription activator 1 isoform X3, whose product is MSILERLEQMERRMAEMTGSQQHKQGSGGGSSGGGTGSGSGGSQAQCTSGPGTLGSCFESRVVVVCEKMMSRACWAKSKHLIHSKTFRGMTLLHLAAAQGYATLIQTLIKWRTKHADSIDLELEVDPLNVDHFSCTPLMWACALGHLEAAVVLYKWDRRAISIPDSLGRLPLGIARSRGHVKLAECLEHLQRDEQAQLGQNPRIHCPAGDEPSTESWVSQWHSEAINSPEIPKGVTVIASTNPELRRPRSEPSNYYSSESHKDYPAPKKHKLNPEYFQARQEKLLSTALSLEQPNIRKQSPSSKQPVPETISPSEGLRDYSREISPPTPETAGFLHASASQPVVKWNPKDLYIGVSTVQVTGNPKGTSVGKDAAPSQVRPREPMSVLMMANREVVNSELGSYRDGTESEECSQPMDDIQVNMMTLAEHIIEATPERIKQENFVPMESPALERIDAATISSTMSWLAGYLADVDHLPNAAQIRSAYNEPLTPSSNTSLSPVGSPVSEITFEKPSLPSAADWSEFLSASTSEKVENEFAQLTLSDHEQRELYEAARLVQTAFRKYKGRPLREQQEVAAAVIQRCYRKYKQLTWIALKYALYKKMTQAAILIQSKFRSYYEQKKFQQSRRAAVLIQKFYRSYKKCGKRRQARRTAVIVQQKLRSSLLTKKQDQAARKIMRFLRRCRHSLYFYQE